The following proteins are encoded in a genomic region of Neurospora crassa OR74A linkage group VI, whole genome shotgun sequence:
- a CDS encoding 2',3'-cyclic-nucleotide 3'-phosphodiesterase, variant, with protein MPGSSLWLIPPPSHPLYPILSFLISQHLPSDFPSEAGAADARLIPEFFAPHMTLSSGISPDLYGDDPQRWLDSIPWPSADEVQVRFEGISSQDTYYRRCYARVKLDEGIKKIAGLARARGVNGEDDAKGAKTQEWLEWWRKEFGPHVSLMYGDVPISDDRLKEVAKVVEEAGVKLAEPEGNVEGNGWNGGVVWLVPTDRDIRDWKPIAKRVL; from the exons ATGCCCGGCTCCTCCCTCTGGCtaatccctcctccctcccaccCTCTCTACCCGATCCTGTCATTCCTCATCTCCCAACACCTCCCCTCCGATTTTCCCTCTGAGGCTGGCGCTGCCGACGCACGCTTGATTCCTGAATTCTTTGCTCCTCACATGACCCTTAGCTCCGGCATCTCACCGGATCTCTACGGCGACGATCCCCAGCGTTGGCTCGACTCAATCCCCTGGCCGTCCGCTGACGAAGTACAGGTGAGGTTCGAGGGAATCAGCTCTCAGGACACGTACTATCGGAGGTGCTATGCAAGGGTCAAGCTGGATGAGGGAATCAAGAAGATTGCCGGGCTGGCGAGGGCAAGAGGAGTGAATGGGGAGGATGATGCGAAAGGTGCCAAGACGCAAGAGTGGTTGGAGTGGTGGAGGAAGGAATTCGGGCCGCATGTTAGTTTGATGTA TGGCGATGTCCCTATTAGCGATGACAGGTTGAAAGAGGTCGCCAAGGTTGTGGAGGAGGCTGGTGTTAAGCTGGCTGAGCCAGAGGGTAATGTCGAAGGGAATGGCTGGAATGGCGGCGTTGTCTGGTTGGTCCCGACTGACAGGGATATCAGAGACTGGAAACCGATCGCGAAACGAGTGTTGTAG
- a CDS encoding xanthine phosphoribosyltransferase 1, translating to MVQKLYVTYNDVHNLCQEVAPKILETFNPQLMIAIGGGGYVPARILRSFLKRPGSPNIPIQAIGLSLYESLGEDVVEEPGTKVTRTQWLDLTALGSMKNLIGKRILIVDEVDDTRTTLEYAVKELQKDVEAARQALGGGEETQFAIFVLHNKDKPKKGTLPEDIISQGRYFAALTVGDEWICYPWEAGNIEEHDRNAAEAKAQKAAEAQN from the exons ATGGTCCAGAAGCTTTACGTTACCTACAACGAT GTGCACAACTTGTGCCAGGAGGTCGCTCCCAAGATCCTCGAGACCTTCAACCCCCAGCTCATGATCGCcattggcggcggtggctaCGTTCCCGCCCGTATCCTGCGCTCTTTCCTCAAGCGCCCCGGCTCTCCCAACATCCCCATCCAGGCCATCGGTCTCTCCCTCTATGAGTCTCTCGGCGAAGATGTCGTTGAAGAGCCCGGTACCAAGGTTACCCGCACCCAGTGGCTCGATCTCACTGCCCTTGGTTCCATGAAGAACCTTATCGGCAAGCGCATCCTCATCGTTGATGAGGTCGATGACACCCGCACCACCCTTGAGTACGCCGTCAAGGAGCTCCAGAAGGATGTCGAGGCTGCCCGTCAGgccctcggcggcggcgaggagaCCCAGTTCgccatcttcgtcctccAC AACAAGgacaagcccaagaaggGCACTCTTCCCGAGGACATCATCTCCCAGGGCCGCTACTTCGCCGCTCTCACCGTCGGTGACGAGTGGATCTGCTACCCCTGGGAGGCTGGCAACATTGAGGAACACGACCGCAATGCTGCCGAGGCCAAGGCCCAGAAGGCTGCCGAGGCCCAAAACTAG
- a CDS encoding fumarylacetoacetase has product MARSWLDIDPSSDFSLANIPFGIISTPNDSSPHVGIAIGTYVLDLKVLALQIGPENLLPSGGASSLAVFAQPTLNAFAQLGRSVHRHVRGRIQDLLSEDTTHPDLLKNNAELRERALVPQQSVQMHLPMAIGDYTDFYAGYHHAYAVGVMFRGPENALQPNYTHLPVGYHGRASSIVVSGTPVRRPVGQILQDPKADPKRPTVAPTQRLDIELELGCFISKSNPLGQPVGIDEAEEHVFGYVLLNDWSARDIQAWEYVPLGPFNGKNFATTISPWVVLADALEPFRTKGIENPTPVQEYLKEKREATVYDIHLEVDLTTPEGNTTTVAKTSGKNLMWSFPQMIAHHTLGGCPLRPGDLLGSGTISGPVPEQSGSLLELSEGGKRQFQLNGGNETRTFLKDGDTVTLRGFCVGKAGGRVGFGECTGRVQG; this is encoded by the exons ATGGCGCGTTCGTGGCTTGATATCGACCCTTCTAGCGACTTCTCGCTGGCCAACATCCCCTTTGGCATCATCAGCACTCCCAACGACTCGTCGCCCCATGTCGGCATAGCCATCGGCACCTACGTCCTTGACCTCAAAGTGTTGGCTCTCCAGATCGGGCCAGAAAACCTATTGCCGTCTGGTGGGGCATCCAGTCTAGCAGTCTTTGCACAACCTACACTCAATGCCTTCGCGCAGCTTGGAAGATCCGTCCATCGTCATGTCCGAGGAAGAATCCAGGATCTCCTATCAGAAGACACAACTCACCCGGACCTCCTAAAGAACAATGCCGAGCTGCGAGAAAGGGCCCTTGTGCCTCAACAAAGCGTCCAAATGCACCTTCCAATGGCCATTGGCGATTATACCGACTTTTACGCCGGCTATCACCATGCCTACGCCGTAGGTGTCATGTTCCGCGGTCCGGAAAACGCCCTGCAACCAAACTACACTCACTTGCCGGTTGGATACCATGGAAGAGCCTCCAGTATCGTTGTGTCAGGCACACCAGTGCGTCGCCCCGTCGGCCAGATCCTACAGGACCCCAAAGCAGATCCCAAGCGGCCGACTGTGGCACCCACCCAAAGGCTAGACATTGAACTTGAGCTGGGCTGCTTCATCAGCAAGTCAAACCCCCTAGGCCAGCCAGTTGGTATTGACGAGGCGGAAGAGCACGTCTTTGGCTACGTCCTCTTGAACGATTGGAGCGCGAGAGACATTCAAGCGTGGGAGTACGTCCCGCTGGGCCCGTTCAATGGCAAAAACTTTGCCACGACAATCAGCCCCTGGGTGGTGCTTGCGGATGCGCTAGAGCCGTTTAGGACCAAGGGAATCGAGAATCCGACTCCGGTGCAGGAATAtctcaaggagaagagggaggccACCGTCTATGATATCCATCTGGAGGTGGACCTAACAA CTCCAGAAGGCAACACAACCACGGTCGCCAAGACGAGCGGAAAGAACCTCATGTGGTCGTTCCCGCAAATGATTGCCCACCATACACTGGGAGGATGCCCGCTGCGACCGGGCGACCTTTTGGGGTCGGGAACCATCAGTGGACCGGTTCCAGAACAGAGTGGCAGTCTGCTTGAGTTGAGCGAGGGCGGCAAGCGGCAGTTCCAGCTCAATGGCGGCAATGAAACTCGCACGTTCCTGAAGGACGGAGATACTGTCACCCTACGTGGTTTTTGTGTGGGAAAGGCGGGCGGAAGGGTCGGGTTTGGCGAGTGTACGGGACGAGTGCAAGGCTAA